A window from Schistocerca gregaria isolate iqSchGreg1 chromosome 8, iqSchGreg1.2, whole genome shotgun sequence encodes these proteins:
- the LOC126283932 gene encoding uncharacterized protein LOC126283932, with product MQSRVALGSDAWRRHPSGALLFSWIRTVKMRDDVEFNEMFCELIETYPQLYDYTRPDYSNRSVQDKAWWKIAAQLNETVINCKERWKNIRGRYSKYRKIVRSPDSGAKQVAEYYLASRLQFLDKFLKTRLPKGNVVLENTKVEELDDSVSVEAEYRDLLREDSSSSSSEPSTPLRQGISHVSPTPPAVAKCDDNRKRKAGIDVQDANESTFKYYLDTQNLLEHKLAKVGELDADMAFLQSLLPDMKAMTAQQKRKFKIGVLKLCDELLEQHPQAPQSPLPSRK from the exons ATGCAGTCACGagtggcgctgggaagcgacgcctGGCGGAGACATCCGAGTGGCGCGCTACTGTTTTCGTGGATCCGAACCGTCAAAATGCGAGACGATGTTGAGtttaatgaaatgttttgtgaattaATAGAAACATATCCTCAACTGTACGATTACACTCGACCAGATTATAGCAATCGCAGTGTACAGGATAAGGCGTGGTGGAAGATTGCTGCACAACTTAACGAAACAG TGATCAACTGCAAGGAGAGATGGAAAAACATAAGGGGACGATACAGCAAATATAGAAAAATAGTTCGCTCACCTGATTCTGGAGCTAAACAAGTCGCAGAATACTACCTAGCATCACGCCTTCAATTCTTggacaaatttttaaaaacaagacttCCGAAGGGCAACGTTGTCCTCGAAAACACTAAAGTTGAAGAATTAGACGACAGTGTTTCAGTTGAAGCAGAGTATCGTGACCTATTGCGCGaagattcttcttcttcctcatcggAACCATCTACTCCCCTCCGACAAGGTATATCACATGTCTCGCCTACACCACCTGCAGTTGCTAAATGCGATGATAACAGGAAGAGAAAAGCAGGCATTGACGTGCAAGATGCGAATGAAAGTACTTTTAAGTATTATCTGGACACTCAAAATTTGCTAGAACATAAACTGGCGAAAGTAGGTGAACTTGACGCAGATATGGCTTTTCTCCAAAGTTTGCTTCCGGATATGAAGGCAATGACAGCTCAGCAAAAACGGAAGTTCAAAATTGGTGTTTTAAAGCTGTGTGACGAGCTTCTGGAGCAGCATCCTCAGGCACCTCAATCTCCTTTACCCTCACGCAAGTGA